From the genome of Geoglobus ahangari, one region includes:
- a CDS encoding type II toxin-antitoxin system RelE family toxin, whose protein sequence is MSFKVELSERAVKDLKKFSRKDLERVFKTIEKLNDPFSLDIKKIKDNIYRVRAGRKIRLIVEIDFKEMTVLVARIDWRDRVYDRL, encoded by the coding sequence ATGAGTTTTAAAGTTGAGCTTTCTGAAAGAGCTGTTAAGGATTTGAAGAAATTCAGTAGGAAAGACCTCGAGAGGGTTTTTAAAACAATTGAGAAGCTGAACGACCCATTTTCGCTGGATATAAAGAAGATTAAGGACAACATTTACCGAGTAAGAGCGGGGAGGAAGATCAGACTTATTGTTGAGATTGATTTTAAGGAGATGACGGTTCTGGTTGCAAGGATTGACTGGCGAGATAGGGTTTACGATAGGTTGTAG
- a CDS encoding MBL fold metallo-hydrolase, with translation MKIVPVAFDSMGARSMATYVETGDVRIFIDPSVALGPRRYGLPPHRLELRRKEELWERIKEYLQKSDVVIITHYHYDHHNPAEVELLEGKRVFVKHPEERINRSQMGRARKFLKPLREIADVEYADGKSVEIGDTLIEFSPAVPHGTDPRLGYVVMVMIDDGRERLIHTSDVEGASLEEQIGWLRESDAEIVFMDGPMTYMLGYRFSETSLEKSVENVSSLMGGELKTIVLDHHLTRDLAWRERVSEIIEKGEELGVSVESAATFAGLDEELLEARRKELYSMSRE, from the coding sequence GTGAAAATCGTGCCGGTTGCATTCGACTCCATGGGCGCGAGGAGCATGGCCACCTACGTTGAGACCGGGGACGTCAGGATATTCATAGACCCGAGCGTGGCCTTAGGGCCGAGGAGGTACGGACTTCCACCGCACAGGCTCGAGCTGAGGAGAAAGGAGGAGCTATGGGAGAGGATAAAGGAGTACCTGCAGAAATCGGATGTCGTGATTATCACGCACTACCACTACGACCACCACAACCCGGCAGAGGTTGAGCTGCTCGAGGGAAAGAGGGTGTTCGTCAAACATCCAGAGGAGAGGATAAACCGCAGCCAGATGGGGAGGGCGAGGAAGTTCCTCAAGCCCCTCAGGGAGATTGCGGATGTTGAGTATGCCGACGGAAAGAGCGTGGAGATCGGAGACACTCTCATCGAGTTCTCTCCAGCGGTACCCCACGGAACAGACCCGAGGCTCGGGTACGTGGTCATGGTCATGATCGACGATGGGAGGGAGAGGCTCATCCACACCAGCGACGTTGAGGGAGCGTCCTTAGAAGAGCAGATCGGATGGCTGAGGGAGAGTGATGCGGAGATAGTTTTCATGGACGGCCCGATGACGTACATGCTCGGATACAGGTTCTCCGAAACGAGCCTCGAGAAGAGCGTGGAGAACGTCTCATCCCTCATGGGTGGAGAGCTGAAGACGATCGTCCTCGACCACCACCTCACGAGAGATCTGGCATGGAGAGAGAGGGTGTCCGAAATCATAGAGAAAGGAGAGGAGCTTGGAGTTTCTGTGGAGTCGGCAGCCACCTTTGCCGGTCTGGATGAGGAGCTCCTCGAGGCGAGGAGGAAGGAGCTCTACAGCATGTCCCGGGAATAA
- a CDS encoding CBS domain-containing protein yields MRIGDFMQRDVVMVDGKTKVIDVARIMGEKRIGSVIVTRDGEPYGIFTERDFFSKAVLDDGLENAVSNYASTPLITVSPDFSVSEASRIMADMKVRRLVVVEEGKVVGIFTASDLVRALAGRGD; encoded by the coding sequence ATGAGAATTGGAGATTTCATGCAGAGAGATGTCGTGATGGTTGATGGAAAAACGAAGGTCATTGATGTGGCAAGGATAATGGGTGAGAAGAGGATTGGGAGCGTGATAGTCACCAGAGACGGAGAGCCCTACGGCATATTCACCGAGAGGGACTTCTTCTCCAAGGCAGTTCTGGATGATGGCCTTGAGAATGCCGTTTCAAACTACGCCTCAACCCCGCTCATCACCGTCTCTCCGGACTTCAGCGTGAGCGAGGCGTCGAGGATAATGGCGGACATGAAGGTCAGGAGGCTCGTGGTGGTTGAGGAGGGGAAAGTGGTCGGGATATTCACCGCAAGCGATCTCGTGAGGGCTCTCGCCGGGAGGGGTGATTGA
- the trmY gene encoding tRNA (pseudouridine(54)-N(1))-methyltransferase TrmY: protein MSRTFVIIASKAVTTPFNLNDLAGSAGRMDLVCRFISQSLFISHGVRRDSTAYAVLKGPPEPVKILRFEGGEVRYLAPDERNIAGMINKALKAEVKCGWTRVSPGVYVSRMELADLLEELSERGRIYYLREDGVDVDGVELINPVFVAGDHTGVSPEDEEIILERCSEIVSLGKVPYQADQCVTILNYLLDRRAER, encoded by the coding sequence ATGAGCAGAACCTTCGTCATAATTGCCAGCAAAGCTGTCACAACACCCTTCAACCTGAACGATCTCGCGGGCTCCGCGGGAAGGATGGATCTCGTGTGCAGGTTCATCTCCCAGTCGCTGTTCATCTCCCACGGCGTCAGGAGGGATTCCACCGCTTATGCAGTCCTGAAGGGCCCTCCAGAACCGGTAAAGATTCTGCGGTTTGAGGGAGGAGAGGTGAGGTACCTCGCACCCGACGAGAGGAACATAGCCGGGATGATAAACAAGGCTCTGAAGGCTGAGGTCAAGTGTGGATGGACAAGGGTGTCACCCGGAGTCTACGTGTCCAGAATGGAGCTCGCCGATCTGCTCGAGGAGCTCTCTGAGAGAGGTAGAATCTACTACCTGAGGGAGGATGGAGTGGACGTGGATGGAGTTGAGCTCATCAATCCGGTCTTCGTTGCCGGAGATCACACAGGCGTCAGTCCCGAGGATGAAGAGATCATTCTGGAGAGGTGCTCCGAAATCGTGTCCCTCGGAAAAGTCCCGTATCAGGCTGACCAGTGTGTCACGATCCTGAACTATCTGCTGGACAGGAGGGCGGAGAGATGA
- a CDS encoding tRNA pseudouridine(54/55) synthase Pus10: MIEVCEHCRERLGFGTIGKCVVCCNAFDKIVPLVRKILGELKDYEFETFDIGVSLYGSSKAIEEWLRDEMGVEDSLKDHFRREFIRAFSRLNGRKRELNGDVRVVVNLEDLSFTVSISPVYIYGRYKKRVRYLSQTRWICQNCMGKGCELCSYEGRKYLSVEDLIIQPALELFGGENAYLHGSGREDVDARMLGSGRPFVLEISNPRRRKVDLSELEKRINEHARGKVEVRLMFYASHRDVERIKSAGYSKVYRAIVRMDGEVSDKDLIRALRALENTVIHQRTPRRVEHRRADRVRKRRVISARLIARKGRYAVVEIHAESGLYIKELVSGDEGRTRPSLSEILGVRCVVEKLDVLEVLGGLENDGNLKYNPVSFAEQRR, from the coding sequence ATGATCGAGGTCTGCGAGCACTGCAGGGAGAGGCTCGGATTCGGAACAATCGGCAAGTGCGTTGTGTGCTGCAATGCCTTTGACAAGATTGTGCCCCTTGTCAGAAAAATTCTGGGCGAGCTGAAGGATTACGAGTTCGAGACGTTCGACATCGGAGTATCGCTTTACGGAAGCTCCAAAGCCATTGAGGAGTGGCTGAGAGACGAGATGGGTGTGGAGGACTCGCTTAAGGATCACTTCAGGAGAGAGTTCATAAGGGCGTTTTCAAGGCTGAACGGCAGGAAGAGGGAGTTGAACGGTGACGTGAGGGTCGTGGTTAATCTGGAGGATCTGAGCTTTACTGTATCAATTTCCCCGGTTTACATCTACGGGAGGTACAAGAAGAGGGTCAGGTACCTCTCCCAGACAAGGTGGATCTGCCAGAACTGCATGGGTAAGGGGTGTGAGCTTTGCTCCTACGAGGGGAGAAAGTACCTGAGCGTTGAGGATCTGATAATCCAGCCAGCCCTCGAGCTGTTTGGTGGGGAGAACGCCTACCTCCACGGATCCGGGAGAGAGGATGTGGATGCGAGGATGCTCGGGAGCGGAAGGCCCTTCGTTCTCGAGATCTCAAACCCGAGAAGGAGGAAGGTCGATCTGTCGGAGCTTGAGAAGAGGATAAACGAGCACGCGAGAGGGAAGGTGGAGGTTCGCCTGATGTTCTACGCGAGCCACAGGGATGTCGAGAGGATCAAGAGCGCCGGGTACAGCAAGGTCTACAGGGCCATAGTGAGGATGGACGGAGAAGTGAGTGATAAGGATCTGATTCGCGCGCTCAGGGCTCTGGAGAACACAGTGATCCACCAGCGAACCCCGAGGAGGGTCGAGCACAGGAGAGCTGACAGGGTGAGGAAGAGGAGGGTGATATCAGCAAGGCTCATCGCGAGAAAAGGAAGGTATGCGGTTGTGGAAATACACGCTGAGAGCGGACTCTACATAAAGGAGCTCGTGAGCGGGGATGAGGGGAGAACGAGGCCGAGCCTGAGCGAGATTCTCGGAGTGAGGTGCGTGGTGGAAAAGCTGGATGTGCTCGAGGTGCTGGGAGGCCTTGAGAATGACGGAAACCTTAAATACAATCCGGTGTCATTTGCTGAACAGCGGAGGTAA
- a CDS encoding 50S ribosomal protein L21e: protein MGWKSHGFRFKSGRKLRKRVRERGLKIRKVLQTFEIGQIVHIDIEPASQKGMPHPRFQGRTGRVVGVRGRAYLVEITDGGKKKIIFARPEHLKPQGA from the coding sequence ATGGGCTGGAAATCACACGGGTTCAGGTTCAAATCAGGCAGAAAGCTCAGGAAAAGGGTAAGGGAAAGGGGCCTCAAGATCAGAAAGGTGCTGCAGACGTTCGAGATAGGCCAGATAGTCCACATAGACATCGAGCCCGCATCGCAGAAGGGCATGCCCCACCCGAGGTTTCAGGGAAGGACTGGAAGGGTAGTTGGAGTTAGGGGAAGGGCTTACCTCGTGGAAATCACCGACGGAGGAAAGAAGAAGATAATCTTCGCGAGACCCGAGCACCTGAAGCCTCAGGGGGCTTGA
- a CDS encoding RNA polymerase Rpb4 family protein, whose translation MTFKEVIEFQYITVAEAKEVLEKLVEKRKEIGELSFEARKTMNYLSAVAKLDAEKARELVDELEKLPHVTREIAIKIADILPDIPDEVRVVYAKERVTLTPEQIQEILDIVKKYKN comes from the coding sequence ATGACGTTCAAGGAGGTCATCGAGTTCCAGTACATAACCGTCGCAGAGGCGAAGGAGGTCCTCGAGAAGCTGGTGGAGAAGAGGAAGGAGATCGGAGAGCTCAGCTTCGAGGCAAGGAAGACGATGAACTACCTGAGCGCGGTGGCAAAGCTCGACGCGGAGAAGGCGAGAGAACTTGTTGACGAGCTTGAAAAGCTCCCGCACGTTACGAGAGAGATTGCGATAAAGATCGCAGACATTCTGCCGGACATCCCCGACGAAGTTAGGGTGGTCTACGCCAAGGAGAGGGTCACCCTCACACCCGAGCAGATACAGGAGATTCTGGATATTGTCAAAAAGTATAAAAATTAA
- a CDS encoding DUF655 domain-containing protein, whose amino-acid sequence MSDKKRLEDYAYVLDFMPYGHPDSKAPIHRREPLAQVVGESYFTLLEVSIKKGKNPLIMEKVYIGKGERDVVNKIKRRLRYDELTPTAKSELPYVLEHIVKEQEQRFVDFFNNAGPITTRLHQLELLPGIGKKLMWAILEERKKGPFKSFQDISERVKGLAHPEKAIVNRIIEELKDPSVKYRLFTS is encoded by the coding sequence ATGAGTGACAAGAAGAGATTGGAGGATTATGCTTACGTGCTGGACTTCATGCCCTACGGGCATCCAGACAGTAAGGCCCCAATCCACAGAAGGGAACCCCTCGCGCAGGTTGTGGGTGAGAGCTACTTCACTCTTCTCGAGGTGAGCATAAAAAAGGGGAAGAACCCGCTCATAATGGAGAAGGTCTACATCGGCAAGGGAGAGAGGGATGTCGTGAACAAGATCAAGAGGAGGCTCAGGTACGACGAGCTCACGCCAACGGCGAAGTCCGAGCTTCCGTACGTTCTGGAGCACATCGTCAAGGAGCAGGAGCAGAGGTTTGTTGACTTCTTCAACAACGCCGGGCCGATAACCACGAGGCTCCACCAGCTCGAGCTGCTGCCCGGCATAGGCAAGAAGCTCATGTGGGCGATACTTGAGGAGAGGAAAAAGGGCCCGTTCAAGAGCTTTCAGGACATCTCCGAGAGGGTCAAGGGGCTGGCTCATCCTGAGAAGGCGATAGTGAACAGGATCATAGAGGAGCTGAAGGATCCGAGCGTCAAGTACAGGCTGTTCACCTCTTAG
- the rsmA gene encoding 16S rRNA (adenine(1518)-N(6)/adenine(1519)-N(6))-dimethyltransferase RsmA, whose product MKFYRREGQHILVDRRVLSRIVRYAELSKSDAVLEVGCGTGNLTSYLLKSSGVVYGIEKDRRFVDLLKKKFSHEISENRFVLIEGDALRVEWPEFNKFVSNIPYNISSELTFRLLEHKFDLAVVMYQKEFAERLVAREGSKSYGRLSVMVKAFCRAEILEIVRPSAFRPRPKVESAIVRLYPEPEIAVRDVEKLDLLLRAAFSSRRKKFGKVLRSLGVDCDVEGYEDERPENIPPEVYARLSECL is encoded by the coding sequence ATGAAATTTTACAGGAGAGAAGGGCAGCACATCCTTGTTGACAGGAGGGTTCTGTCGAGGATTGTTAGATATGCAGAGCTCAGCAAGAGTGATGCCGTACTCGAGGTGGGGTGCGGAACCGGCAACCTGACCTCCTACCTGCTCAAGAGCTCAGGAGTTGTTTACGGCATAGAGAAGGACAGGAGATTCGTGGATCTGCTGAAAAAGAAGTTTTCGCATGAAATCTCGGAGAACAGGTTCGTCCTAATTGAGGGTGATGCGCTCAGGGTTGAGTGGCCGGAGTTCAACAAGTTCGTCTCGAACATCCCCTACAACATCTCATCAGAGCTCACATTCAGGCTGCTTGAGCACAAATTCGACCTTGCGGTCGTGATGTACCAGAAGGAGTTCGCCGAGAGGCTGGTTGCGAGGGAAGGGAGCAAGAGCTACGGAAGGCTGAGCGTCATGGTAAAGGCGTTCTGCAGGGCGGAGATTCTCGAGATTGTTAGACCATCCGCCTTCAGGCCGAGGCCCAAGGTGGAGTCGGCCATAGTCAGGCTTTACCCCGAGCCGGAGATTGCTGTCAGGGATGTGGAGAAGCTCGACCTCCTGCTGAGGGCCGCGTTCAGCAGCAGGAGGAAGAAGTTCGGGAAGGTGCTCAGGAGCCTTGGAGTTGACTGCGATGTGGAGGGCTATGAAGATGAGAGACCGGAAAACATTCCTCCGGAGGTTTACGCGAGACTGTCAGAATGTCTATGA
- a CDS encoding HemK2/MTQ2 family protein methyltransferase — translation MKMRDRKTFLRRFTRDCQNVYEPAEDSELLLECALKEVRKSDSVLEVGTGSGFVSYFLQERCSFLLATDINPHAARCARSFGIECVITDLARGIKKRFDLILFNPPYLRLEDWERRGDWLEKAIDGGKDGVEVTVRFLEEIADNLSENGRIIIISSSTTFDSLRDYLSRSKYEWEIVGKKKLFFEELYALKLRLKL, via the coding sequence ATGAAGATGAGAGACCGGAAAACATTCCTCCGGAGGTTTACGCGAGACTGTCAGAATGTCTATGAGCCAGCAGAGGACTCCGAGCTTCTTTTAGAGTGTGCTCTGAAAGAGGTCAGGAAAAGCGACTCGGTTTTGGAGGTTGGGACAGGAAGTGGCTTCGTCTCTTACTTCCTGCAGGAGAGGTGCAGCTTTCTTCTTGCAACGGACATAAACCCCCACGCTGCGAGGTGTGCAAGGAGTTTCGGGATTGAATGTGTCATAACTGACCTTGCGAGGGGAATAAAGAAGAGGTTCGACCTGATCCTCTTCAACCCACCCTATCTGAGGCTCGAGGACTGGGAGAGGAGGGGAGACTGGCTCGAAAAGGCAATTGATGGTGGTAAGGACGGTGTGGAGGTCACCGTAAGGTTTCTCGAGGAGATCGCGGACAATCTATCAGAGAATGGCAGAATAATAATCATCTCGTCCTCAACAACCTTCGACTCTCTCAGAGACTACCTCAGCAGGTCAAAGTACGAGTGGGAGATCGTGGGCAAAAAGAAGCTGTTTTTCGAGGAGCTTTACGCATTAAAATTGAGGTTAAAGCTGTGA
- a CDS encoding RpoL/Rpb11 RNA polymerase subunit family protein, translating to MEVKVIELTDDYAKLLIKGEDHTYLNLLQYELVNDESVLLAKYNVLHPLKDEAEFMIRTSGKSPIDALREANERIISKVEEVLSQL from the coding sequence ATGGAGGTTAAGGTTATAGAGCTGACGGACGATTACGCAAAGCTCCTGATAAAGGGTGAGGACCACACGTACCTGAACCTGCTCCAGTACGAGCTCGTAAACGATGAGAGCGTCCTTCTTGCCAAGTACAACGTCCTGCACCCGCTCAAGGACGAGGCGGAGTTCATGATAAGGACGTCCGGAAAGAGCCCGATAGATGCCCTGAGGGAAGCGAACGAGAGGATAATCTCGAAGGTCGAGGAGGTTCTCTCACAGCTTTAA
- a CDS encoding exosome complex RNA-binding protein Csl4, producing the protein MFVFPGDFLGYAEEYVPGEGVYEEEGKLYAATAGEVVVEDKVIKVRTVKEIPEVGKNDIVVGRVVDTRNSFAMVEIVRKKGSERALRHYDRALLHVSNISEGYMKNLENGVRYWDIIRARVIDNNLRLSIKEEDMGVIRAICRVCGTPLVREKDKLKCPECGNVERRKISSYYGSGEW; encoded by the coding sequence ATGTTTGTGTTTCCGGGTGATTTTCTGGGTTATGCTGAGGAGTACGTTCCGGGGGAAGGCGTTTATGAGGAAGAAGGAAAGCTGTACGCCGCCACTGCGGGAGAGGTTGTTGTAGAGGACAAGGTCATAAAGGTGAGGACAGTAAAGGAGATTCCGGAAGTGGGGAAGAACGACATAGTTGTTGGGAGAGTTGTTGACACGAGGAATAGCTTTGCGATGGTTGAGATAGTGAGGAAGAAGGGCAGCGAGAGAGCACTGAGGCACTACGACAGGGCACTGCTGCACGTCTCGAACATAAGCGAGGGCTACATGAAGAACCTCGAGAATGGTGTAAGGTACTGGGACATAATAAGGGCGAGGGTCATTGACAACAACCTCAGGCTGTCAATCAAGGAGGAGGACATGGGAGTCATAAGGGCGATCTGCAGGGTCTGCGGCACCCCTTTGGTTAGGGAAAAGGATAAGCTTAAATGCCCGGAGTGTGGGAATGTGGAGAGGAGGAAGATATCCAGCTACTACGGAAGCGGAGAGTGGTGA
- a CDS encoding METTL5 family protein translates to MKKQLAILLEQLEVFKSPKLSLEQYPTPSGLAGELAVTASLLDKDVKVFADLGCGTGILAIAFNLAGFRTFGVDVDLEALKIAVRNAERVGTNVDFVLADIRHFSLKRRVGVVMNPPFGIKRRHADRPFLEKALEVGEVVYSIHSAGSQEFVEGMARSEGFRVTHLWRYQIPLRRTYKFHEKPYKYIPVEVFRMERM, encoded by the coding sequence ATGAAAAAACAGCTTGCAATTCTCCTCGAGCAGCTTGAGGTTTTCAAGAGTCCAAAACTGTCGCTCGAGCAGTACCCCACACCCTCTGGGCTTGCGGGAGAGCTTGCCGTCACCGCATCCCTGCTCGACAAGGATGTGAAGGTTTTCGCAGACTTGGGCTGCGGAACGGGGATTCTGGCAATAGCCTTCAACCTCGCAGGCTTCAGAACGTTTGGGGTGGACGTGGATTTAGAGGCTCTCAAGATTGCCGTGAGAAATGCGGAGAGGGTTGGGACAAATGTTGATTTCGTGCTCGCCGACATCAGGCACTTCTCACTAAAGAGGAGGGTGGGTGTGGTGATGAACCCGCCCTTCGGCATAAAGAGGAGGCATGCGGATCGCCCCTTCCTCGAGAAGGCTCTGGAGGTTGGAGAGGTCGTATACTCCATACACTCCGCCGGCTCTCAGGAGTTCGTCGAGGGGATGGCCAGAAGCGAGGGGTTCAGGGTTACCCACCTCTGGAGGTATCAGATCCCGCTCAGGAGAACATACAAGTTCCATGAAAAACCATATAAATACATACCCGTAGAGGTATTTAGAATGGAGAGGATGTGA
- the rpl12p gene encoding 50S ribosomal protein P1 produces the protein MEYVYAALLLHSAGKEITEENVKAVLEAAGIEVNEARVKALVAALEGVDIDEAISKAAFAPAVAAPAAAAAPAEAGAAEEKAEEAKEEEEEQKEEEALEGLGALFG, from the coding sequence ATGGAGTATGTGTATGCTGCGTTGTTGTTGCACTCAGCGGGAAAGGAGATAACCGAGGAGAACGTCAAGGCTGTGCTTGAGGCTGCTGGAATCGAGGTAAACGAGGCGAGGGTCAAGGCCCTCGTGGCTGCGCTTGAGGGCGTGGACATCGACGAGGCAATAAGCAAGGCCGCCTTCGCTCCAGCTGTTGCGGCTCCTGCTGCAGCTGCCGCTCCTGCAGAGGCTGGAGCTGCAGAGGAGAAGGCAGAGGAAGCCAAGGAAGAGGAAGAGGAGCAGAAGGAAGAAGAGGCACTCGAGGGACTTGGTGCCCTCTTCGGCTGA
- a CDS encoding 50S ribosomal protein L10: protein MSAVRGKVPQWKVETVEEIKRIFREYPVVGIVGFRGVPSSQFQSIRRDMRGEVLIRVVKNSLLRLALESLGGDYKRLEDYIDDQVAIVATKLNPFKLYKKLEETKVPSPLKPNQVSPVDVVVEAGPTNFPPGPILGEIQAGGIPAAIEKGKIVVKSTVTVVKAGEVVKPEVARALNLLEIKPIKIGLETKAVFENGIIFTPSDLAIDEVKVFEDFVEAAKKALNLAVNAAYVTEETAEILIQKAFMDAKNLAINAVIYEPEAMPDILAKAHSEMLSLASLLSDDALDDELRELLSSRPAAQTAAAEEKVEEKAEEEKEEEEEEEKEESALEGLGALFG from the coding sequence ATGTCAGCGGTCAGGGGTAAGGTTCCACAGTGGAAGGTCGAAACCGTTGAGGAGATCAAGAGGATTTTCAGGGAGTATCCCGTGGTGGGCATCGTCGGATTCAGGGGCGTACCCTCCTCCCAGTTCCAGAGCATCAGGAGGGACATGAGGGGAGAGGTCCTCATCAGGGTCGTGAAGAACTCACTCCTAAGGCTCGCGCTCGAGTCGCTCGGCGGCGACTACAAGAGGCTCGAGGACTACATTGACGATCAGGTTGCGATTGTCGCGACCAAGCTCAACCCGTTCAAGCTCTACAAGAAGCTTGAGGAGACGAAGGTTCCGTCTCCGCTCAAGCCCAATCAGGTTTCACCTGTTGATGTTGTTGTTGAGGCGGGCCCGACGAACTTCCCGCCCGGCCCGATACTCGGTGAGATTCAGGCTGGTGGAATTCCGGCCGCAATTGAGAAGGGCAAGATCGTTGTAAAGAGCACCGTGACGGTGGTAAAGGCCGGAGAGGTTGTGAAGCCAGAGGTCGCGAGAGCACTTAACCTCCTCGAGATCAAGCCCATAAAGATAGGGCTCGAGACAAAGGCCGTCTTCGAGAACGGAATCATATTCACACCCTCGGATCTGGCAATTGACGAGGTCAAGGTCTTCGAGGACTTCGTTGAGGCTGCTAAGAAGGCACTCAACCTGGCGGTCAACGCCGCGTACGTTACTGAGGAGACGGCAGAGATACTCATCCAGAAGGCGTTCATGGACGCGAAGAACCTTGCAATCAACGCCGTCATTTACGAGCCAGAGGCCATGCCGGACATTCTCGCCAAGGCCCACTCGGAGATGCTCTCCCTTGCATCACTGCTCAGCGACGATGCCCTCGACGACGAGCTGAGGGAGTTGCTCAGCTCGAGGCCAGCCGCTCAGACTGCTGCGGCTGAGGAGAAGGTGGAAGAGAAGGCTGAAGAGGAGAAAGAGGAAGAGGAGGAAGAAGAGAAGGAGGAGTCCGCTCTCGAAGGATTGGGAGCGTTGTTTGGTTAG
- a CDS encoding 50S ribosomal protein L1, with amino-acid sequence MLVEKSVLEEKIAEAINGAKPRKFRESVEIAVNLRNLDMKKPENRIDQVVLLPKGLGKPRKIGVFARGETALKAKEANADVVISPEEIDDLAKNKREARKLANRMDFFIAEAPLMPEIGKKLGPVLGPRGKMPQPIPPGADPTPFIQRLRNSVRIRTRDKLTFHAPIGTRDMEPSDLADNAMEILKVVENKYDNAQQVVKSVYVKTTMGPAVRVI; translated from the coding sequence ATGCTGGTAGAGAAGAGTGTACTGGAAGAGAAGATTGCAGAGGCGATTAACGGAGCCAAGCCGAGGAAGTTCAGGGAGAGCGTTGAGATAGCGGTCAACCTAAGGAATCTGGACATGAAGAAGCCGGAGAACAGAATTGATCAGGTCGTGCTTCTGCCGAAAGGTCTCGGAAAGCCAAGGAAGATCGGTGTGTTTGCGAGAGGAGAGACGGCTCTGAAGGCCAAGGAGGCAAATGCCGACGTGGTCATCTCTCCTGAGGAGATAGACGACCTCGCCAAGAACAAGAGGGAGGCGAGGAAGCTCGCCAACAGGATGGACTTCTTCATAGCCGAGGCACCTCTGATGCCGGAGATCGGTAAGAAGCTCGGTCCCGTTCTCGGACCGAGGGGCAAGATGCCCCAGCCGATTCCTCCCGGTGCCGATCCAACGCCGTTCATTCAGAGGCTCAGGAACTCTGTCAGAATAAGGACGAGGGACAAGCTCACGTTCCACGCGCCCATTGGTACGAGAGACATGGAGCCCTCAGACCTCGCGGACAACGCCATGGAGATTCTGAAGGTTGTTGAGAACAAGTACGATAACGCCCAGCAGGTTGTTAAGTCGGTGTATGTTAAAACCACCATGGGTCCTGCAGTGAGGGTGATCTGA
- the speD gene encoding adenosylmethionine decarboxylase, which produces MIVGKHIIAELYGVPKELISYEKDVREIVESVVREAELTKVSSHYKQFEPYGVTGVVLIAESHISLHTWPEYGLVNLDIFTCGDTRKTDKAFELFLEKFKPESYRHYVLDRG; this is translated from the coding sequence ATGATTGTAGGAAAGCATATCATAGCGGAACTGTATGGAGTTCCAAAGGAGTTGATTTCCTATGAGAAGGATGTGAGGGAGATTGTAGAGAGCGTGGTCAGAGAGGCAGAGCTTACGAAGGTGAGTTCTCACTACAAGCAGTTTGAGCCTTACGGCGTGACGGGGGTTGTTCTGATAGCCGAGAGCCACATCTCCCTGCACACATGGCCAGAGTACGGGCTGGTGAACCTCGACATCTTCACCTGCGGAGATACGAGGAAGACCGACAAAGCCTTTGAGCTGTTTTTGGAGAAGTTCAAGCCCGAGTCGTACAGGCATTACGTCCTTGACAGGGGTTAG